The Desulfovibrio subterraneus genome has a window encoding:
- a CDS encoding peroxiredoxin-like family protein, producing MTLTQQLAEQKAQSTARIPETARKIMSAELSLLIESHMVENAPKVGDTLKEFTLPNQNGKTKSLSSFLANGPVVITFYRGGWCPYCNIELRAYQAALPEITAQGATLIAITPEQPDNSLSTAEKNALAFDVLSDINSEYAREIGIVFSVSDELRTVYSGFGIDLDKHNGQGRYDLPLAATFVIDTNGTVAWAFVHEDYTLRADPVDVVNALKALR from the coding sequence ATGACCCTTACGCAGCAACTCGCAGAGCAGAAGGCCCAGAGCACTGCCAGAATTCCGGAGACAGCCCGCAAAATCATGTCCGCCGAGCTTTCCCTGCTCATCGAATCGCACATGGTGGAAAATGCGCCCAAGGTCGGCGACACCTTGAAAGAGTTCACCCTGCCCAACCAGAACGGCAAGACGAAAAGCCTTTCATCGTTTCTCGCAAACGGCCCCGTTGTGATCACCTTTTACCGTGGCGGCTGGTGCCCATATTGCAACATAGAACTGCGCGCATATCAGGCTGCACTGCCGGAAATCACGGCGCAAGGCGCAACCCTGATAGCCATAACCCCGGAGCAGCCGGATAACTCACTTTCCACCGCCGAAAAGAACGCACTGGCCTTTGACGTGCTCTCCGACATCAATTCCGAGTACGCCCGCGAAATTGGCATTGTCTTCTCCGTGTCGGACGAACTGCGCACCGTATACAGCGGATTCGGCATCGATCTGGACAAGCACAACGGTCAGGGCCGCTATGACCTGCCGCTGGCTGCCACCTTTGTTATCGACACCAACGGCACTGTCGCGTGGGCCTTTGTTCACGAAGATTACACCCTGCGCGCTGATCCTGTTGATGTGGTGAACGCGCTGAAAGCGCTGCGCTAA
- a CDS encoding TetR/AcrR family transcriptional regulator, translating to MARAQYDRDDILDRALELFWMNGFNGSSMQQVVEKTGLKPGSIYFSFGNKEALFKEALERYAQRNLGKIRTTLDAAPSVGEGICRILDGMALEPERNRFLSCFLVKTQLELAHDGNELYAVAAAALRDVEALFQSTLEREYDGETSRARAASIMLHIFGMRVYGYGEDPVSRTRAALREGLPWLPWSD from the coding sequence ATGGCCAGGGCGCAATATGACAGGGATGATATTCTCGACAGGGCACTCGAACTGTTCTGGATGAACGGTTTTAACGGTTCATCCATGCAGCAGGTGGTGGAAAAAACGGGGCTCAAGCCCGGTTCCATCTATTTCTCCTTCGGGAACAAGGAGGCGCTGTTCAAGGAAGCGCTTGAGCGCTACGCCCAACGGAATCTCGGGAAGATCCGCACAACGCTGGATGCCGCCCCGAGCGTGGGCGAAGGCATTTGCCGGATTCTGGATGGTATGGCCCTTGAGCCTGAGCGGAATAGATTTCTCAGCTGTTTTCTGGTCAAGACTCAACTGGAACTGGCACATGACGGAAACGAACTCTACGCGGTGGCAGCCGCTGCCCTGCGTGATGTGGAAGCGCTGTTTCAAAGCACTCTGGAGCGCGAATATGATGGTGAGACGAGTCGCGCACGTGCGGCCAGTATAATGCTGCATATTTTCGGGATGCGTGTGTACGGTTATGGCGAGGATCCGGTATCCCGCACGCGTGCGGCACTGCGCGAAGGCCTGCCTTGGCTCCCGTGGTCTGACTAG
- a CDS encoding DUF6056 family protein has product MTTTPAITTETTHHRALYIGFFIYILVLCSLSFLVYPVADDYSYPLKIRSIPFLEYYSSFYNIWSGRFASNLFIPVLGTLNPHIAIYQFLPVFLILGFAGGAYYFITSFFRQSRSISLFLTAAFCATYFSGYVSPAQGIYWMSGGFTYQIAFNAFIILLGSMSLLSDGTSRSWLFHAATILCIAVATGCNEVTMFSTVTIMLAAAVIAVLHRNANRKTYLAYALLALVLSCIATFAPGNFARAAADSRHPSLLVWFGITSLRALGGGFEAFKWLVLSPFLIFIAAAAPFLKSLFQGNLIPAWSNRNNAILAFAVIWLCFFWDYFVSIWSSGKHPYARINNAIYTDVLLSCLAFYAVYIAPRLSGRVTALARRHHRVLCWCLAAAVLLMPNSLNIIINTFNGNFATHRAIVSDQYQKALEAGSNGSITVTASPVAPRPVFFRHLHDPDRKWILSTYKNYWELQDVQIAAPASQR; this is encoded by the coding sequence ATGACAACCACTCCAGCAATTACAACAGAAACAACGCATCATCGCGCTCTGTACATTGGGTTCTTCATATACATCCTCGTACTGTGCTCTCTGTCGTTTCTTGTATATCCCGTAGCGGACGACTATTCTTATCCGCTGAAAATCAGAAGCATACCGTTTCTTGAGTACTATTCCTCGTTTTACAATATCTGGTCGGGCCGCTTCGCATCCAACCTGTTCATTCCCGTTCTTGGGACACTGAACCCGCATATTGCCATATACCAGTTCCTCCCGGTCTTTCTCATTCTGGGCTTTGCAGGCGGAGCTTACTACTTTATCACAAGCTTCTTCAGACAGAGCAGGAGCATCTCCCTGTTCCTGACGGCTGCCTTTTGCGCCACCTATTTTTCCGGTTACGTCTCGCCTGCCCAAGGCATCTACTGGATGTCCGGCGGCTTCACGTACCAGATCGCGTTCAACGCATTCATCATTCTTCTCGGATCAATGTCCCTTCTTTCCGACGGCACGTCACGATCCTGGCTTTTCCACGCAGCCACAATACTGTGCATTGCCGTTGCCACAGGCTGCAATGAAGTAACCATGTTCAGCACTGTGACGATAATGCTTGCCGCAGCAGTTATCGCCGTATTGCACCGCAATGCGAACAGAAAGACCTATCTCGCCTATGCTTTGCTGGCCCTTGTGCTCAGTTGCATAGCCACCTTTGCTCCCGGCAATTTTGCGCGTGCTGCAGCAGACAGCCGACATCCCTCCCTGCTTGTCTGGTTCGGCATAACCAGCCTGCGCGCACTTGGCGGTGGATTTGAAGCATTCAAATGGCTTGTGCTCTCTCCCTTCCTCATCTTCATTGCCGCCGCAGCTCCCTTTCTGAAATCCCTCTTTCAGGGGAACCTCATTCCCGCATGGTCGAACCGGAACAATGCCATTCTGGCATTTGCCGTTATCTGGCTCTGCTTCTTCTGGGACTACTTCGTTTCCATATGGTCATCAGGAAAACACCCCTACGCGCGAATCAACAACGCCATTTACACGGACGTGCTGTTGTCCTGTCTGGCCTTTTACGCCGTGTACATTGCCCCCCGCCTTTCCGGGCGGGTTACGGCTCTGGCCCGCAGGCATCACCGAGTGCTGTGCTGGTGTCTCGCTGCCGCAGTGCTTCTCATGCCCAATTCCCTCAACATCATCATCAACACCTTCAACGGGAATTTTGCCACGCACCGCGCCATTGTTTCGGATCAATACCAAAAAGCCCTTGAAGCAGGCAGCAACGGCAGCATCACCGTTACGGCCTCGCCCGTAGCCCCGCGTCCCGTTTTCTTCCGGCATCTGCATGATCCTGACAGGAAATGGATTCTTTCCACCTACAAAAACTATTGGGAGCTGCAGGATGTTCAAATCGCAGCCCCCGCCAGCCAACGGTAA
- a CDS encoding DUF7946 domain-containing protein, whose product MQLSLFGDTPQEPAAGSLHLKYSGEATEKHSINAELYARSLLGFDRSFKRTNRFLLGHATNLEVQAEQPSSFKGMLEYALSPQGKNDIAFWLAIMSFFGIDAKSFAKVPMLLFELLIDLIKKAKGKKEQLREHIKKLELDKEATEKLQRLVENNELRRSLDEMTFLLEFAGLEAMEIQQPGLATVTITKKERPYFIAQPEDEVTVESDDKVVSIIYLSPERSKWQFKSGASEFWAEVLDTKFLDKMQDKNLDEIIDLKFSATVEKTTTKEAHTKQIKVSRTISNFTMFSSPTQIPLL is encoded by the coding sequence GTGCAATTATCCCTGTTTGGAGACACGCCTCAAGAACCTGCTGCCGGTTCGCTACATCTTAAATATTCGGGCGAGGCCACTGAAAAGCATTCCATCAACGCCGAACTCTACGCCCGTTCCCTTCTCGGATTCGACCGCTCATTCAAGCGCACGAATAGGTTCCTTCTCGGACACGCTACAAATCTTGAAGTTCAAGCTGAGCAGCCCAGCTCATTTAAAGGAATGCTTGAATATGCGCTTTCACCTCAGGGTAAAAATGACATTGCATTCTGGCTTGCCATAATGTCCTTTTTTGGAATCGACGCAAAATCATTCGCCAAAGTGCCCATGCTACTCTTCGAGCTCCTCATCGATCTTATTAAAAAAGCAAAAGGCAAAAAGGAACAGCTTCGAGAGCACATTAAGAAGCTTGAGCTCGACAAAGAGGCCACAGAAAAATTGCAACGCCTTGTTGAGAATAATGAGCTTCGCAGATCTCTGGACGAAATGACGTTTCTCTTAGAATTTGCCGGTTTGGAAGCTATGGAAATCCAACAACCAGGACTCGCTACGGTCACCATCACCAAAAAAGAGCGTCCGTATTTTATTGCTCAGCCCGAAGACGAGGTGACAGTGGAAAGCGACGACAAGGTGGTCTCAATCATCTATCTTTCGCCGGAAAGATCCAAATGGCAGTTCAAAAGCGGAGCCAGCGAATTCTGGGCCGAAGTTCTGGATACAAAGTTCCTCGACAAAATGCAGGATAAGAATCTGGACGAGATTATTGACCTCAAATTCTCAGCCACGGTCGAAAAGACTACCACCAAGGAAGCGCACACAAAGCAAATCAAGGTATCTCGCACTATATCCAATTTCACGATGTTTTCATCTCCAACGCAAATTCCCCTGCTGTAG